The following coding sequences are from one Trichoplusia ni isolate ovarian cell line Hi5 chromosome 15, tn1, whole genome shotgun sequence window:
- the LOC113501219 gene encoding nucleolar protein 58 produces MLVLFETSAGYAIFKLLDESKLSQIDDLYQEFNTPEGASSVVKLKNFIKFEDTAEALAATTAAIEGKVSKPLKKALKKYVSKEIQDQLLVGDAKLGSAIREKFDLQCVSNNNVQELLRCIRSQMDSLLAGLPKKEMTAMALGLAHSLSRYKLKFSPDKIDTMIVQAQCLLDDLDKELNNYIMRCREWYGWHFPELGKIITDNTLFVKIVKLIGTRDNASQTDLSDILPEDLEEKVKEAAEISMGTEISDDDILNIQNLCDEIISITDYRTHLTDYLKARMMAMAPNLTVLIGEHIGARLIAHAGSLMNLAKHPASTVQIFGAEKALFRALKTKKDTPKYGLIYHAQLVGQCSTKNKGKMSRMLAAKAALATRVDAFGEDVSFELGAEHKVKLENRLRLLEEGNLRRISGTGKAKAKFEKYHSKSEVFTYPVAGDSTLGQKPVKREHSPDEEDGAVASKKIKLEDGADNGTPKKKKNKEVKEEPSEEPAEPVSEKKKKKKKKSESQEAPEELEQSVEEPKSEKKKKKKRQSQAEEE; encoded by the exons ATGTTGGTTCTATTCGAAACCTCGGCGGGGTACGCCATATTCAAG ttaCTGGACGAGTCAAAGTTATCACAGATTGATGACTTGTACCAAGAGTTCAACACTCCGGAGGGAGCTTCCTCAGT TGTCAAACTAAAGAACTTCATCAAGTTCGAGGATACCGCTGAGGCTCTGGCAGCCACTACAGCAGCTATAGAAGGAAAAGTATCTAAGCCCCTGAAAAAAGCTCTCAAAAAGTATGTCAGCAAAGAGATCCAAGACCAGCTCCTTGTTGGAGATGCCAAGCTGGGCAGTGCCATCAGAGAAAAGTTTGATTTACAATGTGTATCAAACAACAATGTGCAGGAGCTCCTCAGGTGCATCCGCTCACAGATGGACAGTCTCCTTGCTGGACTACCAAAGAAAGAAATGACAGCGATGGCCCTCGGTCTCGCTCACTCACTCTCACGATACAAACTCAAGTTCTCTCCTGACAAAATTGACACTATGATAGTCCAGGCCCAATGCCTGCTTGATGATTTAGACAAAGAACTAAACAACTACATCATGAGGTGCCGAGAGTGGTACGGTTGGCATTTTCCTGAGCTAGGCAAAATTATCACAGACAACACCTTGTTTGTCAAAATAGTCAAATTGATTGGTACTAGAGACAATGCTTCACAGACAGACTTATCTGACATTCTACCTGAAGATTTAGAAGAAAAGGTTAAAGAGGCAGCTGAGATCTCCATGGGCACAGAGATCTCCGATGATGACATCTTGAATATACAGAACTTGTGTGATGAGATCATCTCAATAACAGACTATAGGACACATTTAACAGACTACCTCAAGGCAAGAATGATGGCAATGGCACCGAATCTCACTGTGCTAATTGGAGAGCATATTGGAGCTAGGTTAATTGCTCATGCTGGTTCCTTGATGAACCTGGCCAAACATCCTGCCTCAACTGTGCAGATCTTTGGTGCTGAGAAAGCCTTATTCAGAGCTCTGAAGACGAAGAAAGATACTCCCAAGTATGGTTTAATTTATCACGCTCAGCTGGTCGGCCAGTGTAGTACCAAGAACAAGGGTAAGATGTCCCGTATGCTGGCTGCTAAGGCTGCCCTCGCGACGAGGGTGGACGCCTTCGGAGAAGACGTCAGCTTCGAACTGGGAGCAGAGCACAAAGTTAAGCTGGAGAACAGGTTGAGGTTGCTAGAAGAAGGAAACTTACGGCGAATCAGTGGCACTGGCAAGGCGAAGGCTAAGTTTGAGAAGTACCACAGCAAAAG TGAGGTGTTCACGTACCCAGTGGCTGGCGACAGCACGCTCGGCCAGAAGCCCGTCAAGCGCGAGCACTCTCCGGACGAGGAGGACGGCGCCGTCGCCTCCAAGAAGATCAAGCTCGAAGATGGAGCTGATAAT GGAACacctaaaaagaagaaaaacaaagaagttAAAGAAGAGCCATCAGAAGAACCCGCCGAACCAGTATCtgagaaaaagaagaagaagaaaaagaagtcTGAGAGCCAGGAGGCCCCGGAGGAGTTAGAGCAGAGCGTGGAGGAACCCAAGAgcgagaagaagaagaagaagaaacgCCAGTCCCAGGCAGAGGAGGAATAG